A genomic region of Streptomyces sp. R33 contains the following coding sequences:
- a CDS encoding DUF6766 family protein, protein MSAERENRPGGFWRDNSLTLAFGGAFLLVLAGQAVAGHAGFNEDLAVDGLQQLTIGEYLMSSDFAVDVSENWQSEFLQFFLYIFGTVWLLQRGSPESKKLHKAGPESDREQHVGDHATADSPRWAGSKGWRQKLYSRSLGIVMATLFFLSWLAQSIAGTAAYDEQQLRRLQAPISWGAYLASADFWNRSLQNWQSELLAVAAMAILSVYLRQRGSPESKPVGAPHTSTGVEG, encoded by the coding sequence GTGAGCGCCGAACGGGAGAACCGGCCGGGTGGTTTCTGGCGGGACAACAGCCTCACCCTCGCCTTCGGGGGCGCGTTCCTGCTCGTGCTGGCCGGCCAGGCAGTCGCCGGGCATGCCGGATTCAACGAAGACCTCGCCGTCGACGGGCTGCAGCAGCTGACGATCGGCGAGTACCTGATGTCATCGGACTTCGCCGTCGACGTCTCCGAGAACTGGCAGTCGGAGTTCCTGCAGTTCTTCCTCTACATCTTCGGGACCGTCTGGCTCCTCCAGCGCGGTTCCCCGGAATCCAAGAAGCTCCACAAAGCAGGACCGGAAAGCGACCGCGAGCAACACGTCGGCGATCACGCCACAGCCGATTCGCCCCGCTGGGCCGGAAGCAAGGGCTGGCGCCAGAAGCTGTATTCACGGTCCCTCGGCATCGTGATGGCCACGCTGTTCTTCCTGTCCTGGCTCGCGCAGTCGATCGCCGGGACGGCGGCCTACGACGAGCAGCAGCTGCGTCGACTCCAGGCCCCCATCTCCTGGGGTGCCTATCTGGCCTCCGCCGACTTCTGGAACCGGTCCTTGCAGAACTGGCAGTCCGAGCTCCTGGCCGTGGCCGCCATGGCCATCCTGTCCGTCTATCTCCGCCAGCGCGGTTCCCCGGAATCCAAGCCCGTCGGCGCCCCGCACACCTCCACGGGGGTGGAGGGCTGA
- a CDS encoding cofilin family protein — MNSPAGLSEGCLDALQRLKETRETNTVILRGTPGGLVAEVEGNLTHDELLQALPVDEPRLVVHELSFASPEGMRRNERVLILWVPSAASEQDEAAYTPGYTSLAEFLADVHVHLTARRTDQLAYQRLVALAG, encoded by the coding sequence GTGAACAGCCCGGCCGGCCTTTCGGAAGGCTGCCTTGATGCCCTCCAGCGTCTGAAGGAGACGCGGGAGACCAACACCGTGATCCTCCGCGGCACGCCGGGTGGGCTGGTTGCGGAGGTCGAGGGCAACCTGACCCACGATGAGCTGCTCCAGGCGCTGCCCGTCGACGAGCCGCGCCTGGTCGTCCACGAGCTGTCGTTCGCCAGCCCGGAAGGCATGCGCAGGAACGAGCGCGTACTGATCCTGTGGGTGCCCTCGGCGGCGAGTGAGCAGGACGAAGCGGCCTACACGCCCGGCTACACGTCGCTGGCGGAGTTCCTCGCCGACGTCCACGTCCACCTCACAGCCAGGCGGACGGACCAGCTGGCGTACCAGAGGCTCGTCGCCCTGGCCGGCTGA
- a CDS encoding SRPBCC family protein, which yields MSQVKESIEVDVPVRAAYEQWTQFESFPQFMEGVERIEQRSDTLTHWVTKIAGVEREFDAEITEQIPDTKVAWVTVGGETEQSGLVTFRPIDPSHTQITLMMDFDPDGMAENIGDKFGFVDRQVKGDLKRFKHFIEDRGTAAGEWRGQV from the coding sequence ATGTCGCAGGTCAAGGAGTCGATCGAGGTCGACGTTCCCGTCCGGGCAGCGTATGAGCAGTGGACGCAGTTCGAGTCGTTCCCCCAGTTCATGGAGGGGGTCGAGAGGATCGAGCAGCGTTCGGACACCCTCACGCACTGGGTGACGAAGATCGCCGGTGTGGAGCGGGAGTTCGACGCGGAGATCACCGAACAGATCCCGGACACCAAGGTCGCCTGGGTCACGGTCGGTGGTGAGACCGAGCAGTCGGGACTGGTCACCTTCCGACCCATCGACCCCTCGCATACCCAGATCACGTTGATGATGGACTTCGATCCGGACGGGATGGCCGAGAACATCGGCGACAAATTCGGCTTCGTCGACCGCCAGGTCAAGGGAGACCTGAAGCGGTTCAAGCACTTCATCGAAGACCGGGGTACGGCCGCCGGGGAATGGCGCGGACAGGTCTGA
- a CDS encoding substrate-binding domain-containing protein → MTARGTPGRRRRRTPTALIVLCLCVLATLTACTGDRGEPVTLRVLASSELTDMQPLFDDLRRETGITLTMEYQGTVEAAASLATGHYRHDLAWLSSSRPFQLLLKEAGRQTDGPLSTSTMRSPVVVGLKPEVAQRLRKATVDGQLSWADLADASAAGTLKYAMADPRSSNSGLAALVGVATAAAGTGGALRPEDVSCDRLRGFFTGHAVTEDSSGRLTDAYARHQDGLDALITYESELLSLNRAGTLRTPLEIVYPKDGIVLSDYPLMLLDPAKRAAYDRLTAWLRSEPVQRKIMERTLRRPVDPGLTRLPGLRAPLGNALYFPDSQAVVDRLLADYADARSARPVRVIFLLDFSTSMRGERIANLRATMDGLSGADGSRSGKFARFHQGETLTVVRFGGRVLDERTVTYTGAPDLERLRDIVAADTFDAGTAVWSALDHGYRAAADAVAEDPAQRVSLVLMTDGENNAGMSLDDFLARYAALPAAARAVRTYTVRYGEADPRELDRAARATGGHMADATGQSLLNAFKEIRGCHE, encoded by the coding sequence GTGACGGCCCGTGGCACGCCCGGACGGCGCCGCCGCCGGACGCCGACCGCGCTCATCGTCCTGTGCCTGTGCGTGCTGGCCACGCTCACCGCCTGCACCGGGGACCGGGGTGAGCCGGTCACGCTGCGGGTGCTCGCCAGCTCGGAACTCACCGACATGCAGCCCCTGTTCGACGATCTGCGCCGCGAGACCGGCATCACGCTGACGATGGAGTACCAGGGCACCGTCGAGGCCGCCGCCTCCCTGGCCACCGGCCACTACCGGCACGACCTCGCCTGGCTCTCCTCGTCCCGCCCCTTCCAGCTCCTCCTGAAGGAGGCAGGACGGCAGACGGACGGTCCGCTGTCGACGAGCACCATGCGCTCGCCCGTCGTCGTCGGCCTGAAGCCCGAGGTGGCCCAGCGGCTGCGGAAGGCGACCGTCGACGGGCAGCTGTCGTGGGCGGACCTGGCGGACGCCTCGGCGGCCGGCACGCTGAAGTACGCCATGGCCGACCCGCGCAGTTCGAACAGCGGGCTCGCCGCGCTGGTCGGCGTCGCGACCGCCGCCGCGGGTACCGGCGGCGCACTGCGCCCCGAGGACGTCTCCTGCGACCGCCTGCGCGGCTTCTTCACCGGGCACGCGGTGACCGAGGATTCCTCCGGCCGCCTCACCGACGCGTACGCACGCCACCAGGACGGCCTCGACGCGCTGATCACGTACGAGTCCGAACTGCTCTCCCTCAACCGCGCGGGCACCCTGCGCACTCCCCTGGAGATCGTCTACCCGAAGGACGGCATCGTGCTGTCCGACTATCCGCTGATGCTGCTCGACCCGGCCAAGAGGGCCGCGTACGACCGCCTGACGGCCTGGCTCCGGAGCGAGCCGGTCCAGCGGAAGATCATGGAACGCACGCTGCGCCGGCCGGTCGACCCCGGCCTCACCCGCCTGCCCGGTCTGCGCGCCCCGCTCGGCAACGCCCTGTACTTCCCGGACAGTCAGGCGGTCGTCGACCGGCTGCTGGCCGACTACGCCGACGCGCGGAGCGCCCGCCCGGTGCGGGTGATCTTCCTGCTCGACTTCTCCACGTCCATGCGGGGCGAGCGGATCGCGAACCTCCGCGCCACGATGGACGGGCTCAGCGGCGCCGACGGCTCGCGTTCCGGCAAGTTCGCCCGGTTCCACCAGGGCGAGACCCTCACGGTGGTGCGCTTCGGCGGCCGCGTCCTGGACGAGCGGACCGTGACGTACACGGGGGCACCCGACCTGGAGCGGCTGCGCGACATCGTCGCCGCCGACACCTTCGACGCGGGCACCGCGGTGTGGTCGGCCCTCGACCACGGCTACCGGGCGGCGGCCGACGCGGTGGCCGAGGACCCCGCGCAGCGCGTCTCCCTGGTGCTCATGACGGACGGCGAGAACAACGCCGGGATGAGCCTCGACGACTTCCTCGCCCGATACGCGGCCCTGCCGGCGGCCGCCCGGGCGGTCCGGACGTACACCGTCCGGTACGGCGAGGCCGATCCGCGGGAGCTCGACCGGGCCGCCAGGGCCACCGGCGGGCACATGGCCGATGCCACCGGGCAGTCCCTTCTCAATGCCTTCAAGGAGATCCGTGGGTGTCACGAGTGA
- a CDS encoding IS5 family transposase (programmed frameshift) produces MVERLVPDELWELFQRVVPEAPSRPQGGGRRRHGDREVLAAIVFVATSGCTWQQLPAASFGPSGATAHRRFSEWTKARVWAKLHRLVLDELGARGELDWSRCAIDSVNMRALKKGDLTGPNPVDRGKFGSKIHLITERTGLPLSVGISGANLHDSQALEPLVRGIPPIRSRRGRRRRKPAKLHADKGYDYAHLRKWLRQRGIKHRIARRGIESSQRLGRHRWTIERTMAWLAGCRRLHRRYERKAEHFLAFTSIACTLICYRRFAK; encoded by the exons ATTGTTGAGCGGCTGGTGCCGGATGAGTTGTGGGAGCTGTTCCAACGGGTGGTGCCGGAGGCGCCATCGCGGCCTCAAGGCGGTGGCCGACGTCGGCATGGTGACCGTGAAGTACTGGCCGCGATCGTCTTCGTTGCCACCTCGGGTTGTACCTGGCAGCAGCTGCCCGCGGCATCGTTCGGGCCGTCGGGGGCGACAGCCCACCGACGCTTCTCCGAGTGGACGAAGGCCAGGGTGTGGGCCAAGCTCCACCGCCTGGTCCTCGACGAGCTCGGCGCCCGCGGCGAGCTGGACTGGTCACGCTGCGCGATCGACTCGGTGAACATGCGGGCCCTGAAAA AGGGGGACCTGACAGGTCCGAATCCTGTCGACCGGGGCAAGTTCGGATCGAAGATCCACTTGATCACAGAGCGAACGGGTCTGCCCCTGTCCGTCGGAATCTCGGGGGCGAATCTGCACGACAGTCAGGCACTCGAACCCCTCGTACGCGGCATCCCGCCCATCCGTTCACGCCGCGGACGCCGTCGGCGCAAGCCCGCCAAGCTCCATGCAGACAAGGGATACGACTACGCCCACCTGCGGAAATGGTTACGTCAGCGCGGCATCAAGCACCGCATCGCCCGCAGAGGAATCGAGTCCTCGCAGCGGCTGGGCCGCCACCGCTGGACCATAGAACGGACCATGGCCTGGCTCGCCGGCTGCCGCCGCCTCCACCGCCGCTATGAACGCAAAGCCGAACACTTCCTCGCCTTCACTAGCATCGCCTGCACCCTCATCTGCTACCGCAGATTCGCCAAATGA
- a CDS encoding WD40 repeat domain-containing protein, with product MSTGAVFSPDGRTLATAANRAVILWDVAQRTRRATLVPKEYVHYEVHGLAFSPDSRVLAVGGYGYQKIILWNVATRTQAGTFSSASSGPVYRLSFSPKGDILAWSAVESANTAIGGDFGIVLWDLTENARRTTFTVHTSPGTAVAFSPDGRMLASDGGGVSLWLIAQSERMATLSLPQDSATAFLRGPVFSADGRLLATTGSKNSVVLWDVDPKSWVRRLCAKAARDLTPQEWGSVMTGQPYQSVCAP from the coding sequence ATGAGCACGGGGGCTGTCTTCAGCCCGGATGGCCGCACTCTAGCCACTGCAGCCAACCGTGCTGTGATCTTGTGGGATGTAGCCCAGCGCACCCGGCGTGCCACGCTCGTCCCTAAGGAGTACGTCCATTATGAGGTTCATGGCCTCGCGTTCAGCCCAGATAGTCGCGTCCTGGCTGTGGGAGGTTACGGATACCAGAAGATCATCCTCTGGAACGTCGCGACCAGAACTCAGGCCGGCACATTCTCGAGTGCAAGCAGCGGCCCTGTCTACCGGCTGAGCTTCAGCCCCAAAGGGGACATCCTGGCCTGGAGCGCCGTGGAGAGCGCAAACACCGCCATCGGCGGGGACTTCGGCATCGTCCTCTGGGATCTCACCGAGAACGCGAGGCGCACTACCTTCACTGTGCATACCTCGCCCGGTACAGCTGTCGCCTTCAGCCCGGATGGCCGCATGCTCGCGTCGGATGGCGGAGGCGTCAGCCTCTGGTTAATCGCTCAAAGCGAGCGAATGGCGACTTTGTCGCTCCCTCAGGACTCGGCCACGGCCTTTCTTCGTGGCCCGGTCTTCAGCGCCGACGGCCGTCTGTTGGCAACGACCGGATCCAAAAATAGCGTCGTGCTGTGGGACGTCGACCCCAAGTCGTGGGTTCGACGTCTGTGTGCGAAAGCAGCTCGAGATCTCACGCCTCAGGAGTGGGGGTCCGTTATGACTGGCCAGCCGTACCAATCGGTTTGCGCTCCCTGA
- a CDS encoding toll/interleukin-1 receptor domain-containing protein, with amino-acid sequence MTTTPPGSASESSGPRVRRALGRHAAFISYSTRDTPVAKLLQSSLHGFGRPRWFRLRPVVRTFRDVESLPATSALWSSIRTALQASDYLIVLASPESAAAPWVDLEVREWLESGREPARILLCLLRGSLEWDGRSGDFTPESVVVPALRGVFTEEPRWVDLTWVGQPLPDPRDFRLLDAVASLSAAILGRPKDDLIGDDVRNRRRALITLIATALALAMLAVTAGFAAVFAVRQRDEARTQAGLALSRQLAADSQLAADSSLDLAALLAVCARSASPTGQADAALLAAVEREPRLRRVILARHRQLGDSLLAYDPATRRVAMEVPGGVRLVDPEGDRAPLFLKGEDRDGGTAKEQKIRFSADGKAVVVTDDKGRITLWNVSSGQPRAAARTKLRLLDSRFAPAAELSPDGKTLVVAETGNQSVVHLLSVPSLRPVEERPVLVRTSDPSIGNVHFDPAGRYLVVVGDPVQVYATSDWHVAGRVNVSSAVDAVFDHDAGRLAVVDNFKVTVVDTRSWTPTAVSTSGALNLYTAAWTADSKMLLTAGDGGLQVVDPATGHDVQKPLTLHPGRSRADSTSYVHVFPDLLTVSIGNDGVVLWDLSGVDPLATVYPLPSVSEVSLASTARVIVNGPQGLRHLSAGSMVVRDTYGSPTGLTVDRVAVSADGRVAAAADERGVWTVDLTTGTKSRSLRPRNFAPLSLALSHDGTVLAGGESGQVTLWDTVNSQRLRPLSLRGSPVGDSATHVVFLSLDELLVGGDHGAAIWNVVSGKRRDLPVKGQVTGIGVALGGDLAAVAVGDQVHRLRPSSGRIVGAPLSSPEPVGDLAVSADGGLVVGVTGQKLRSWDASSGWMLGVLPTAGYTRPAKDRPFFAPKIEFSPDRPLLVSAMGDALVTWDMDRNRWMRQSRALAGRSLTRSERDAYVGTVKTAAACEDP; translated from the coding sequence ATGACGACGACCCCTCCCGGCTCCGCGAGTGAGTCGAGCGGCCCGCGGGTGCGCCGGGCCCTCGGTCGGCACGCGGCGTTCATTTCCTACAGCACACGGGATACACCTGTTGCGAAGCTCCTCCAGAGCTCGCTACATGGCTTCGGTCGACCGAGGTGGTTTCGGTTACGGCCCGTCGTGCGGACTTTCCGTGACGTGGAGAGCCTTCCAGCCACCTCCGCACTGTGGAGCAGTATCCGTACCGCTTTGCAGGCCTCTGACTACCTGATTGTCCTGGCCTCCCCGGAGTCCGCGGCCGCGCCGTGGGTCGACCTCGAAGTGCGGGAGTGGCTGGAATCCGGCCGGGAGCCCGCCCGTATCCTGCTCTGCCTGCTGCGTGGCTCACTCGAGTGGGACGGCCGATCGGGCGACTTCACACCGGAGTCGGTGGTGGTGCCCGCGCTGCGCGGGGTGTTCACGGAGGAGCCGCGATGGGTCGACTTGACCTGGGTCGGGCAGCCGCTTCCCGACCCGCGCGACTTTCGGCTGCTCGACGCGGTCGCCAGTCTGTCGGCGGCCATTCTCGGCCGCCCGAAGGACGATCTCATCGGCGATGATGTACGCAATAGACGGCGAGCGCTCATTACCCTCATCGCTACCGCGCTGGCTCTCGCAATGCTCGCGGTGACGGCCGGCTTCGCCGCGGTCTTCGCAGTGCGACAGCGAGACGAGGCCCGTACCCAAGCCGGACTGGCACTGTCACGTCAGCTCGCCGCCGACAGCCAATTGGCAGCGGACAGTTCCCTTGATCTGGCAGCCCTGCTCGCTGTCTGCGCTCGCTCGGCATCACCTACCGGACAGGCCGACGCGGCGCTCCTGGCGGCCGTCGAACGCGAGCCGCGATTGCGCAGGGTCATCCTCGCGCGGCACCGGCAGCTGGGCGACTCCCTGCTCGCCTACGACCCTGCAACCCGGCGTGTCGCGATGGAGGTACCGGGCGGCGTCCGGCTGGTCGACCCGGAAGGTGACAGGGCACCGTTGTTCCTCAAGGGCGAGGACAGGGATGGCGGCACGGCCAAGGAGCAAAAGATCAGGTTCTCGGCTGATGGCAAAGCCGTCGTCGTCACTGACGACAAGGGCCGTATCACGCTCTGGAATGTCAGCAGCGGTCAGCCACGTGCCGCTGCGAGGACGAAGCTGCGGCTCCTCGACAGCCGCTTCGCGCCCGCTGCCGAACTCAGCCCCGACGGGAAGACCCTGGTCGTCGCCGAAACCGGCAACCAGAGCGTGGTACACCTGCTGAGTGTCCCGTCCCTTCGCCCGGTCGAGGAACGACCGGTGCTGGTCAGGACTTCCGATCCGTCGATTGGGAACGTGCACTTCGATCCCGCCGGCCGGTACCTCGTCGTGGTCGGCGATCCTGTCCAGGTGTATGCCACCAGCGACTGGCATGTCGCGGGACGCGTGAACGTCAGCTCCGCAGTGGACGCCGTGTTCGACCACGATGCGGGCCGACTCGCAGTCGTTGACAACTTCAAAGTCACAGTTGTGGACACCCGCTCGTGGACGCCCACTGCTGTGTCCACCTCCGGCGCGCTGAACCTCTACACCGCTGCCTGGACCGCCGACTCCAAGATGCTCTTGACCGCAGGAGACGGCGGACTTCAGGTGGTCGACCCCGCGACCGGACACGATGTGCAGAAGCCGCTGACCCTGCATCCCGGACGCAGCCGGGCCGACTCGACGAGCTACGTCCACGTCTTCCCGGACTTGCTGACGGTCAGCATTGGCAATGACGGCGTCGTGCTGTGGGATCTGTCCGGGGTGGACCCCCTCGCCACGGTGTACCCCTTGCCGTCGGTGTCCGAGGTGAGCCTCGCCTCGACAGCGCGGGTCATCGTCAATGGCCCGCAGGGCCTGCGCCACCTGTCCGCCGGATCCATGGTGGTGCGGGACACCTACGGCAGCCCCACCGGCCTGACGGTGGACCGGGTTGCGGTAAGCGCCGACGGCCGAGTTGCGGCAGCCGCAGACGAACGCGGTGTGTGGACCGTGGACCTGACAACCGGCACCAAGTCCCGGTCACTGCGGCCTCGCAACTTTGCACCACTCTCACTGGCTCTCAGCCATGACGGAACCGTGCTGGCTGGAGGGGAAAGCGGCCAGGTGACCTTGTGGGACACCGTCAACTCGCAGCGGCTGCGCCCGCTCAGCCTCAGGGGGAGCCCGGTCGGCGATTCGGCGACCCACGTCGTCTTCCTGTCACTCGACGAGCTACTCGTCGGCGGGGACCACGGCGCGGCGATCTGGAACGTTGTCTCGGGCAAGCGCCGTGACCTCCCGGTCAAGGGTCAGGTGACCGGGATTGGCGTCGCGCTGGGCGGCGACCTCGCGGCTGTCGCGGTCGGCGACCAGGTCCACCGCCTGCGCCCCTCGTCTGGGCGCATTGTCGGAGCGCCCTTGTCATCGCCCGAGCCGGTCGGTGACCTCGCGGTATCGGCGGACGGCGGACTTGTCGTCGGAGTGACCGGCCAGAAACTGCGGTCCTGGGATGCGTCCTCAGGCTGGATGCTCGGGGTGCTGCCGACTGCCGGGTACACAAGGCCCGCGAAGGACCGACCCTTTTTTGCGCCGAAAATCGAGTTCAGCCCGGACCGGCCGCTGCTCGTCTCGGCGATGGGCGACGCTCTCGTCACCTGGGACATGGATCGGAACCGGTGGATGCGGCAATCCCGCGCCCTGGCCGGACGCAGCCTCACTCGCAGTGAACGGGACGCCTACGTCGGAACCGTGAAGACGGCGGCAGCCTGCGAAGATCCCTGA
- a CDS encoding MFS transporter, translating into MAASAVPSPSPGSIKRIVAASLIGTTIEWYDFFLYGTAAALVFNKLFFPTSDPLTGTLIAFITYAIGFLARPLGGVVFGHFGDKVGRKKLLVLSLLMMGGATFAMGLLPTYASIGAGAPVLLTVLRLVQGFALGGEWGGAVLIVSEHGGAEHRGFWASWPQSGAPGGNLLATGVLALLAGVQSDAAFLAWGWRVPFLLSGVLVMVGLWIRLSVSESPVFLAAQAARQGRKDEAPVVQVFRKSARQVLTAIGTRFGENISYYVLTSFLLVYVTVHLGLAKSTALNAVLIGSAVHFVTIPAWGALSDRIGRRPVTLIGSAGMALWAFAFFALVDSKSFAVITVAVTAGLLLHGAMYGPQAAFISEMFDTDVRYSGASMGSQLASIVAGALAPLIAVELLKDYGSSVPVSLYLCAAAVVTTLTVAFARETRGRDLTQAGTGPAAAAGGRTAPLPTAVDPA; encoded by the coding sequence ATGGCCGCCTCTGCCGTACCGTCCCCAAGCCCCGGCTCCATCAAGCGCATCGTCGCCGCGAGCCTCATCGGGACCACCATCGAGTGGTACGACTTCTTTCTGTACGGCACCGCCGCCGCGCTGGTGTTCAACAAGCTGTTCTTTCCCACCAGCGATCCGCTGACCGGGACCCTGATCGCCTTCATCACCTACGCCATCGGTTTCCTGGCCCGGCCGCTCGGCGGGGTGGTGTTCGGGCACTTCGGGGACAAGGTCGGGCGCAAGAAGCTGCTCGTGCTGAGCCTGCTCATGATGGGCGGGGCCACCTTCGCGATGGGGCTGCTGCCCACGTACGCGAGCATCGGCGCCGGGGCCCCCGTACTGCTCACCGTGCTGCGGCTGGTGCAGGGCTTCGCCCTCGGCGGGGAGTGGGGCGGGGCGGTGCTGATCGTGTCCGAGCACGGCGGGGCCGAGCACCGCGGGTTCTGGGCGTCCTGGCCGCAGTCCGGCGCTCCGGGCGGGAACCTGCTGGCCACCGGGGTGCTCGCGCTGCTCGCCGGTGTGCAGTCCGATGCCGCGTTCCTGGCGTGGGGCTGGCGCGTCCCGTTCCTGCTCTCCGGGGTCCTGGTGATGGTCGGGTTGTGGATCCGGTTGTCCGTCTCCGAGTCCCCGGTGTTCCTCGCCGCGCAGGCCGCCCGGCAGGGGCGCAAGGACGAGGCTCCCGTCGTCCAGGTGTTCCGCAAGAGCGCGCGCCAGGTGCTGACCGCCATCGGCACCCGCTTCGGCGAGAACATTTCGTACTACGTGCTGACCTCATTTCTGCTCGTGTACGTCACCGTGCACTTGGGGCTGGCCAAGAGCACCGCGCTGAACGCCGTCCTCATCGGCTCGGCCGTCCACTTCGTCACCATCCCGGCCTGGGGTGCCTTGTCCGACCGGATCGGCCGGCGTCCCGTGACCCTGATCGGGTCGGCCGGCATGGCCTTGTGGGCGTTCGCGTTCTTCGCGCTGGTCGACTCGAAGTCCTTCGCCGTCATCACCGTGGCCGTCACCGCCGGGCTGCTCCTGCACGGTGCCATGTACGGGCCCCAAGCCGCCTTCATCTCGGAGATGTTCGACACCGACGTCCGCTACTCCGGTGCCTCCATGGGCTCACAGCTCGCCTCCATCGTGGCCGGAGCGCTGGCCCCGCTCATCGCCGTCGAGCTCCTCAAGGACTACGGCTCCTCCGTTCCCGTCTCCCTCTATCTCTGTGCGGCAGCCGTCGTGACCACCCTCACCGTCGCCTTCGCCCGGGAGACCCGCGGCCGTGATCTGACGCAGGCAGGCACCGGGCCCGCGGCTGCCGCCGGCGGGCGGACGGCTCCGCTTCCGACCGCCGTCGACCCCGCCTGA
- a CDS encoding helix-turn-helix domain-containing protein yields MTSGSESALLELLGLLRRGAPVEQFDRPAADARTAGAGPAEQAILDEATRVALDIRRTLDQHRRREAELTALFDTAGDLAALRDLDAVLRAIVHRARMLLGTDIAYMTLNDPVVGDTFMRVTDGSVSAAFQQLRLGMGEGLGGLVAQTARPYASVDYRTDDRFRHTDTIDNGVREEGLRGILGVPLRVGTRVIGVLYAADRAVRDFTPDAVALLSSLADHAAVAIDSARLLEETRAALVELGVATETARAQSEAMRLAAETHDRLTRLVLRGGDVADVAQEVAALLGGSLVVHDGDGAELARVGPDPVGPPARGLAASRSGGRAVAVDGVWVCAVLAGPELLGSITLGGRADLPDTERRLFERAGLVTALLLLLRRTVAHAEDRVRGELLGDLLAPAVPGRVRDTDSQTLRARKLGVDLTRPHALVVLHCDAALRPRLAAEAARHARARDGLAGLHEGRVVLLAPTDGPGPLARSLAAELGHALGTPVTAGSAGPAAGPEGLPGVYAEALRCLEALHALGHTGDGAGLPDLGFLGVLLGDGADVGAYVEQVLGPVIAYDTQRGTELVRTLEAYFAHGASLARTKDALHVHVNTVVQRLDRVRQILGEDWNTPAGALEIQLALRILRVTPARPRPVPNSTVRPSPYSTST; encoded by the coding sequence ATGACCTCCGGATCCGAATCCGCCCTGCTCGAACTGCTCGGTCTGCTGCGCCGCGGCGCACCGGTCGAGCAGTTCGACCGCCCCGCGGCGGACGCCCGCACGGCCGGGGCGGGTCCCGCCGAGCAGGCCATCCTGGACGAGGCCACCCGGGTGGCGCTGGACATCCGGCGTACGCTCGACCAGCACCGGCGGCGCGAGGCCGAGCTCACCGCCCTGTTCGACACCGCCGGCGACCTCGCCGCCCTGCGCGATCTGGACGCGGTGCTCCGGGCCATCGTCCACCGGGCCCGCATGCTGCTGGGCACCGACATCGCGTACATGACCCTCAACGACCCGGTCGTCGGGGACACGTTCATGCGCGTCACCGACGGCTCGGTGTCGGCGGCCTTCCAGCAGCTGCGGCTCGGGATGGGCGAGGGGCTCGGGGGGCTGGTCGCCCAGACCGCCCGCCCGTACGCCAGCGTCGACTACCGCACCGACGACCGCTTCCGGCACACGGACACCATCGACAACGGGGTCCGTGAGGAGGGCCTGCGCGGCATCCTCGGTGTCCCGCTGCGCGTCGGCACCCGTGTGATCGGGGTGCTGTACGCCGCCGACCGGGCGGTCCGCGACTTCACCCCCGACGCGGTCGCACTCCTCTCCTCCCTCGCCGACCACGCCGCCGTCGCCATCGACAGCGCCCGGCTGCTCGAAGAGACCCGCGCCGCCCTCGTCGAACTCGGGGTCGCCACCGAGACCGCCCGCGCCCAGAGCGAGGCGATGCGGCTCGCCGCCGAGACGCACGACCGCCTCACCCGCCTCGTCCTGCGTGGCGGCGACGTGGCCGACGTCGCCCAGGAGGTCGCCGCGCTGCTGGGCGGCAGCCTGGTCGTGCACGACGGCGACGGCGCCGAGCTCGCACGGGTCGGCCCGGATCCGGTCGGCCCGCCGGCCCGCGGCCTGGCCGCGTCGCGCTCCGGCGGACGTGCCGTCGCGGTGGACGGCGTATGGGTCTGCGCGGTCCTGGCCGGGCCGGAGCTGCTGGGCAGCATCACCCTCGGCGGACGCGCCGACCTGCCCGACACCGAACGGCGTCTGTTCGAGCGGGCCGGCCTGGTGACGGCTCTCCTGCTCCTGCTGCGCCGGACCGTCGCCCACGCCGAGGACCGGGTCCGCGGCGAACTGCTCGGCGACCTGCTGGCTCCGGCGGTGCCCGGCCGTGTCCGCGACACCGACAGCCAGACCCTGCGGGCCCGCAAGCTCGGGGTCGACCTCACCCGCCCGCACGCCCTCGTGGTGCTGCACTGCGACGCCGCGCTGCGGCCCCGGCTGGCGGCGGAGGCCGCCCGCCACGCGCGCGCCCGCGACGGCCTGGCCGGGCTGCACGAGGGCCGCGTCGTCCTCCTCGCCCCGACCGACGGCCCGGGCCCGCTCGCCCGCTCGCTCGCCGCCGAACTGGGCCACGCCCTGGGCACCCCGGTCACCGCGGGCTCCGCCGGGCCCGCCGCCGGACCGGAGGGGCTCCCGGGCGTGTACGCCGAGGCGCTGCGCTGCCTCGAGGCCCTGCACGCCCTCGGCCACACCGGCGACGGGGCCGGCCTGCCCGACCTCGGATTCCTCGGGGTGCTCCTGGGCGACGGGGCGGACGTGGGCGCGTACGTCGAGCAGGTGCTGGGGCCGGTCATCGCGTACGACACGCAGCGCGGGACGGAGCTGGTCCGCACGCTGGAGGCGTACTTCGCCCACGGGGCCAGTCTGGCCCGGACCAAGGACGCCCTCCACGTGCACGTCAACACCGTCGTGCAGCGCCTGGACCGGGTCCGGCAGATCCTGGGCGAGGACTGGAACACCCCGGCCGGTGCGCTGGAGATCCAGCTGGCCCTGCGGATCCTGCGGGTGACGCCGGCCCGACCCCGCCCGGTCCCGAATTCGACGGTCCGCCCCTCTCCTTACTCGACGTCGACGTAG